The sequence TTCTATCTATGAATTTTAAAGAATTGATAAATTTTTGGTTGATATATATGCTAAATAGGTGTATAATAAAAAATGTCACTGAAATTCCGAGATGGTGTAACTGGTAGCACCTATGACTCTGGATCATATTGCCTAGGTTCGAATCCTAGTCTCGGAGCCATGGCCTCATGGTCAAGCGGTTAAGACGTCGCCCTCTCACGGCGAAAACAGGAGTTCGATTCTCCTTGAGGCTATTAAATTAATTATATTAAGAAAAAATATTGAAACCAATAAACTGTACTGATGACTATGCAGTTTCCGGAAGGGACTGATATAAAGTCACAAAGGGATATGAAGATTTTAGAGACAGAAAAAATGAAAAATATGCTGAATGAGTCGAAATAAATGTTTCGGCTCATTTTTTTAAGCATAATATTAAAAAATAAAAGGGGGACAAGAGATTGAATGTGGAAATGATTTTAGAATATAGTATACCATACATAACTACTTTTCTGGAATGTATAGGAGTATTTATAATAACTTTAGCTTCTTTAAAAACCTTTGTTAATTTTATTAAATCCAAGTTTAATTTTACTGATGATAGTCTGAAATTGGAATTTGGAAAAGCGTTATCATTAAGTTTGGAATTTAAATTGGCGGCAGAAATACTTAAAACGGTAATAGTGCGTACTCTTGATGAATTTATTATTCTTGCGGCAGTAGTTGTTCTTAGAGCAATAATTGTATTCGTAATTCACTGGGAAATGACTGTCTCATTGAAAAATGGCAGTAAAATGGTTCAAAAATCTAATAATTGATTCAAAAATTGTATTTAAAATAAAATATTATGAAAAATAGAGAAATAAAGATATAAAATTAGAAAAACATAAATAATTTACACTAATAGCCATTATATCCCACAAATAATTTATAACATATAAATATGGATATTGCGTATAATATGTGTGTGTGATATAAAATAAGTGTAGGTCAAAGAAAGTCAAAGTTAAAGTCAGCATAAGTCAAATAATATAATATTATACGGAGGTGTTTATTATGTTTGGACTTACACCATATGACAAATGGCAAAGAGGAATTGAAAGGAAAAGGAGTGACTGGGATATAGAAAGAATGTTTGATAATATGTTAGAATCATTTTATAATAATACGCCTTTCCCAAATTTGTTGAATTCAAAGGAAATGAATATGAAGGTAGATATAAAAGAAAATGATAAGGAATATACCTTGGAAGCAGAAATGCCCGGAGCTAAAAAAGGCGAAATAAATTTGGATTTAAAGGACGATATCTTGACTATTTCATGGGAAAGAAAAAATGAAGTTAATGAAGAAAAAGAAAACTACATTAGAAAAGAAAGAAGCTATGGTTCAACTTCAAGAAGTTTTTATGTAGATGACGTAGATATAGAAAAATCAACTGCTAAATTTGAAGACGGTGTTCTTGTTGTAAATTTGCCAAAGAAAGAACCAAGTTTACCAAAGAATAGTACAATAAAAATTCAATAACATGTTATAAAAAAATGAAGTGCAAGTTCCCTTCAGGTGTAAGAGAACTTGCACTTCATTTTTATAACAATATTGTTAAGTATTTTTCATATCTTTTCATAATATTCTTTCATCTGATATAATATATTATGAATTAGAGTATATTAGGGAGGATGAGGAAATGAAGGAAATATTAACAGGAAATGAAGCAATTGCACGGGGTGCATATGAAGCCGGTTGTCATATAGCCTGTGCTTATCCGGGGACTCCTAGCACGGAAATACTTGAAAACGTTTCTAAATATAAAGAAATATATTCGGAATGGTCTACAAATGAGAAAGTAGCATTGGAAGTTGCCAGTGGGGCTTCTATAGCCGGTTCAAGGTCTCTTGTGGCAATGAAACATGTAGGACTTAACGTAGCTTCAGATCCGATGTTTACCATGGCCTATGAAGGAGTCAACGGAGGATTAGTAATTGTTACAGCAGATGAACCGGGGATGCATAGTTCACAGAACGAACAGGATAACAGATTATATGCTCCTCATGCTAAAGTAGCTCTTATTGAACCGTCGGACAGCCAAGAATGTAAAGATTTTATTAAATATGCTTTTGAAATAAGTGAAACTTTTGATACTCCTGTATTGTTTAGGGTTACGACCAGGGTTTGTCACAGCAAAGGTTTGGTAGAGCTGGGGGAGAGAAAAGAAATAGGAATTAGAGAGTATACAAAGAACCCTAAAAAATATATTATGGTTCCCGCCAATTCAAAAATGAAGCATGTGGAAATTGAAGAAGAAAGACTGCCAAAACTTAAAAAATATTCAAATAGCACTCCTCTTAATAGAATCGAGTGGGGAAGTAAAAAAATAGGAATTATAACAAGCGGAATTTCCTACCTTCATGCAAAAGAGGTCTTTGGAGAAAATGCATCTTATTTAAAAATTGGGTTCAGTTATCCTCTTCCTGATGAATTAATAATTAAATTTTCAAAAGTTGTGGACAAAGTATATATTATAGAAGAAAATGAACCTTATATTG is a genomic window of Acidilutibacter cellobiosedens containing:
- a CDS encoding DUF1622 domain-containing protein — translated: MEMILEYSIPYITTFLECIGVFIITLASLKTFVNFIKSKFNFTDDSLKLEFGKALSLSLEFKLAAEILKTVIVRTLDEFIILAAVVVLRAIIVFVIHWEMTVSLKNGSKMVQKSNN
- a CDS encoding Hsp20/alpha crystallin family protein, with the protein product MFGLTPYDKWQRGIERKRSDWDIERMFDNMLESFYNNTPFPNLLNSKEMNMKVDIKENDKEYTLEAEMPGAKKGEINLDLKDDILTISWERKNEVNEEKENYIRKERSYGSTSRSFYVDDVDIEKSTAKFEDGVLVVNLPKKEPSLPKNSTIKIQ